AGATCATTCCGCTGCAACTGCTTGCCTACCACATCGCCGTCCGCCGCGGCTGCGACGTGGACCAGCCACGTAACCTCGCCAAGAGCGTGACGGTGGAATAGCTGGCCCCATCGGGTGTGTGATAAGCGCCGTTTTGCGGCAGGGCACGCCTTCAGGCGTGCCTTAAACCTTGCAGAATCAATCCGGCTTTAGCCGCTGAGGGCATCAAGACTGAGTTTTCACACCCTCTCTGATCGCCCTGCAACGAGTGGCATAACGTCGTTTTCGCCCTGGTGCGCTTCCTGCCTTGCCTGCCGCACGCAGCCGCGAAGTGCTGTCGGTCCTTGGCGGGATGGTCAAGGCCCGCCGCGCTTGTCCTAAGTCCGCCGCGGCGGGTTGGCGACCCATTGCTTCGGGCCGCGCGCCGCGTTAGCCTGCCTCCGGCAGGCAGGCCTTCATGCCCACAAAGGAGGTCCTATGGTCAGGCACGCTGCTGCACCTGCTCTCGACTTTCGCCAAGCGCTGCTCGAAACTTACGCCGTCAACGACCGGATGAACCAGATCGTGCTCGAGCATCTCGACCCGAGCGCGTGGCGAGCCAAACCGCCTGGCCGTAAGGGACGAACCATCGCTGCAATCTTCACTCACATGCACAACATCCGCTGCAAGTGGTTGAGGCTCTCGGCCCCGCATCTGAAGCTGCCTGCCCTGCTGCACAGCGCCCGTTGCACGCAGAAGCAGGCCAGGGCCGCGCTGGCCGAGAGCGCCGCGCGCTGCGGCGAGATGCTCGCGG
The nucleotide sequence above comes from Candidatus Acidiferrales bacterium. Encoded proteins:
- a CDS encoding DinB family protein, with amino-acid sequence MVRHAAAPALDFRQALLETYAVNDRMNQIVLEHLDPSAWRAKPPGRKGRTIAAIFTHMHNIRCKWLRLSAPHLKLPALLHSARCTQKQARAALAESAARCGEMLAEALARPEGRVKKFRRDGWARPWPAGGAMFAYMISHDAHHRGQVCMLARQLGFPLPDKAAVGIWIWEKLWKECGFTHPR